Proteins from a single region of Vairimorpha necatrix chromosome 6, complete sequence:
- a CDS encoding putative SP-containing protein — protein MIFSMFFLFTFQSTSLTSTSDLNVPSYIDDYLESAIHDRILLSNYDHILRLTYHNLKWLSHTNKIGVRYYLMSFDEISKNFIQYDDLKQIFFQSNVTSEYKKFYMDVYQRLQLGNVSLASLDEFTNNFKQPLIFPLKNIPASDILYEDVNRKILEDIKRINDLIEIYCGFIYKVRSIYFYFKTGITKQ, from the coding sequence atgatattttctatgttctttttatttacttttcAATCTACTTCTTTGACATCCACTTCCGATCTTAACGTACCATCGTACATTGATGATTACTTGGAATCGGCCATCCACGACAGAATTCTTCTATCAAATTACGATCATATACTCAGACTAACCTATCACAATTTAAAATGGCTATCTCATACTAACAAAATAGGCGTaagatattatttaatgtcATTCGACGAgataagtaaaaattttatacaatacGACGATCTTAAacagatattttttcaaagtaATGTCACGtcagaatataaaaagttttatatgGATGTTTACCAAAGGCTGCAGTTGGGGAACGTCAGTTTAGCGTCTTTGGAtgaatttacaaataactTTAAGCAGCCACTGATTTTTCCACTGAAAAATATACCTGCTAGTGATATTTTGTATGAAGACgtaaatagaaaaatattggAGGATATCAAAAGAATAAATGATCTTATAGAGATATACTGTGGgtttatatataaagtAAGATCtatatatttctattttaaaacagGCATTACAAAGCaataa